One Streptomyces sp. NBC_01237 genomic region harbors:
- a CDS encoding right-handed parallel beta-helix repeat-containing protein produces the protein MRHRVTAAALAALTAAAGLTAAGTGTAQAAPTGRTHHVDCSATPGTTAADGSRARPWTGLDEANAQTYGPGDRLLFRRGATCTGTLAPQGGGSARAPFTIADYGHGSARAKLDGAGAHDVVLLSNTQYVHLKALEITNADNPGSERNGVRLRLTDYGTARGFSVSGLYIHDVRGGDFKTLTGSSAIHIAVEGKAKASRYDGLDIGYNRIENVDREGIYFKSTFSKRDLVGEQQDPNVYPGEWTPSTGVRIHHNTLKSLAGDGMKLDTTSGARVDHNRIDGFQLRSPSANAGIWTFNTDDTTVEYNDVSGGGNTHDGMSFDADGASRNTVFQYNYSHDNKGGFLLVCPYSGAKTIGTVARYNVSRNDGARLIQNCWGPILDTRIYNNTFVNSAETVPGHLVQDDAGSPATTQHELSIRNNVFVSEGTGGYAFKNPTAGLSFDHNAFYGIDMTRPNPGGITADPKLRPDFRLGKGSPALAAGTVIENNGGKDYFGNRLKPGAPNIGAYAGRGVR, from the coding sequence GTGAGACACCGCGTCACCGCAGCCGCGCTCGCTGCCCTGACCGCCGCCGCCGGGCTGACCGCCGCGGGAACGGGCACCGCGCAGGCCGCGCCCACCGGCCGTACCCACCACGTCGACTGCTCCGCCACCCCCGGTACGACAGCGGCCGACGGCAGCAGGGCACGGCCCTGGACCGGTCTCGACGAGGCGAACGCCCAGACCTACGGCCCCGGCGACCGGCTGCTCTTCCGGCGCGGTGCCACCTGCACCGGCACCCTCGCCCCGCAGGGCGGCGGCTCCGCCCGCGCCCCGTTCACCATCGCCGACTACGGCCACGGGTCCGCCCGCGCCAAGCTCGACGGCGCGGGCGCCCACGATGTCGTCCTGCTCTCCAACACGCAGTACGTCCATCTCAAGGCCCTGGAGATCACCAACGCCGACAACCCCGGCAGCGAGCGCAACGGCGTACGCCTGCGTCTCACCGACTACGGCACCGCCCGCGGCTTCAGCGTCTCGGGTCTCTACATCCATGACGTGCGCGGCGGCGACTTCAAGACGCTCACCGGCTCCAGCGCCATCCACATCGCCGTCGAGGGCAAGGCGAAGGCCAGCCGGTACGACGGTCTCGACATCGGCTACAACCGGATCGAGAACGTCGACCGCGAGGGCATCTACTTCAAGTCCACCTTCTCCAAGCGCGATCTGGTCGGCGAGCAGCAGGACCCGAACGTCTACCCGGGGGAGTGGACGCCCAGCACCGGCGTCCGTATCCACCACAACACGCTGAAGTCCCTGGCGGGCGACGGCATGAAGCTGGACACCACCAGCGGCGCCCGCGTCGACCACAACAGGATCGACGGCTTCCAGCTCCGCTCGCCCTCCGCCAACGCGGGCATCTGGACCTTCAACACCGACGACACGACCGTCGAGTACAACGACGTCTCGGGCGGCGGAAACACCCACGACGGCATGTCCTTCGACGCCGACGGCGCCTCGCGGAACACCGTCTTCCAGTACAACTACAGCCACGACAACAAGGGCGGCTTCCTGCTGGTCTGCCCCTACAGCGGAGCCAAAACCATTGGCACGGTCGCCCGCTACAACGTCAGCCGCAACGACGGCGCGCGCCTCATCCAGAACTGCTGGGGCCCGATCCTCGACACCCGGATCTACAACAACACCTTCGTCAACAGCGCGGAGACAGTGCCCGGTCACCTCGTCCAGGACGACGCCGGAAGCCCCGCCACCACGCAGCACGAACTGTCCATCCGCAACAACGTCTTCGTGAGCGAAGGCACCGGCGGCTACGCCTTCAAGAACCCGACCGCCGGCCTCTCCTTCGACCACAACGCGTTCTACGGCATCGACATGACCCGCCCCAACCCCGGTGGCATCACCGCCGACCCGAAGCTGCGCCCCGACTTCCGGCTGGGCAAGGGCTCGCCCGCCCTCGCCGCCGGAACCGTGATCGAGAACAACGGCGGCAAGGACTACTTCGGCAACAGGCTGAAGCCCGGCGCCCCCAACATCGGTGCCTACGCGGGCCGCGGCGTCAGATAA
- a CDS encoding SDR family NAD(P)-dependent oxidoreductase, with protein sequence MTTALITGATAGIGAAFARRLAGDGHNLVLVARDTERLRVQATELHDRHGIEAEVLSADLSEDTGIAAVEARLEDHRHPVDLLVNNAGFGSKGRYLDTPMSDELTMLKVHCEAVLRLTSAAAAGMRERGRGGVINVASVAAFLPRGTYGASKAWVVQFTQGASKDLAESGVRLMALCPGFVRTEFHERAGMGTGNIPGWMWLDADKVVASALADLARGRSVSIPDPRYKALMGLVKVTPRGLLGGVSSRTGRKYGPQ encoded by the coding sequence ATGACGACTGCACTGATTACGGGCGCGACGGCGGGGATCGGGGCCGCCTTCGCGCGGCGGCTCGCGGGCGACGGGCACAACCTGGTGCTGGTGGCCCGCGACACCGAGCGGCTGCGGGTCCAGGCCACCGAACTGCACGACCGGCACGGCATCGAGGCCGAGGTGCTGAGTGCCGATCTGTCCGAGGACACCGGGATCGCGGCCGTCGAGGCGCGGCTGGAGGATCACCGGCACCCGGTCGATCTGCTGGTCAACAACGCGGGGTTCGGCAGCAAGGGGCGCTATCTGGACACGCCCATGTCCGATGAGCTGACGATGCTGAAGGTGCACTGCGAGGCCGTGCTGCGGCTGACGTCGGCCGCCGCGGCCGGGATGCGGGAGCGGGGCCGGGGCGGGGTGATCAACGTGGCCTCCGTCGCGGCGTTCCTGCCGCGCGGGACGTACGGGGCGTCGAAGGCGTGGGTCGTGCAGTTCACCCAGGGAGCCTCGAAGGACCTGGCCGAGTCCGGCGTACGGCTGATGGCGCTGTGTCCCGGTTTCGTGCGGACGGAGTTCCATGAGCGGGCCGGGATGGGGACGGGCAACATCCCGGGCTGGATGTGGCTGGACGCCGACAAGGTGGTGGCGTCGGCACTCGCGGATCTGGCGCGCGGCAGGTCGGTGTCGATCCCGGACCCGCGCTACAAGGCGCTGATGGGGCTGGTCAAGGTCACGCCTCGCGGCCTGCTCGGAGGGGTCTCCTCCAGGACAGGCCGCAAGTACGGACCCCAGTGA
- a CDS encoding MOSC domain-containing protein — protein MKLLTVNVGRPRASAHSEGVTGIDKRPVEGPVQVTDPGPKHIGGSGVAGDAVCDLRHHGGSDQAVYAFAREELDAWERALGGRTLANGAFGENLTTLGVDVSGARIGERWRIGSGLLLEVTSGRIPCRTFAGHLGEKGWVKRFTEAAAPGAYLRVIEPGTIRAGDPVEIVHRPDHEVTVALQFRAVTTERDLLPGLLAAGDALHPEALRRAREYAAQAGADGNTGRATAD, from the coding sequence ATGAAGCTGCTGACCGTAAATGTGGGCCGCCCCCGCGCCTCCGCGCACTCCGAAGGCGTCACCGGGATCGACAAACGGCCTGTCGAGGGGCCGGTACAGGTCACCGATCCCGGCCCCAAGCACATCGGCGGCAGCGGGGTCGCCGGGGACGCGGTGTGCGATCTGCGGCACCACGGCGGCAGCGACCAGGCGGTGTACGCCTTCGCCCGCGAGGAACTGGATGCCTGGGAGCGGGCACTGGGCGGCCGGACGCTGGCCAACGGGGCGTTCGGCGAGAACCTGACGACCCTGGGCGTCGACGTGAGCGGCGCGAGGATCGGGGAGCGCTGGCGGATCGGCTCCGGCCTGCTCCTGGAGGTGACCTCGGGCCGCATCCCGTGCCGGACGTTCGCGGGTCACCTCGGTGAGAAGGGGTGGGTCAAGCGGTTCACCGAGGCGGCCGCCCCGGGCGCGTACCTGCGGGTGATCGAACCGGGCACCATCCGGGCGGGTGATCCGGTCGAGATCGTGCACCGCCCGGACCACGAGGTCACGGTGGCTCTGCAGTTCAGGGCGGTGACGACCGAACGGGATCTGCTGCCGGGCCTGTTGGCCGCCGGTGACGCGCTGCACCCCGAGGCGCTGCGCAGGGCGCGGGAGTACGCCGCGCAGGCCGGGGCCGACGGGAACACCGGGCGGGCCACGGCCGACTAG
- a CDS encoding LysR family transcriptional regulator, producing MIEARHLRVLRAVATTGSFSAAARELGCTQPAVSQQMKALESSAGTTLLIRTGREMRLTQAGEALVRHASGILAGLTAAEEEVAAIAGLRAGRVRLVSFPSGSSTLVPGALAAMRAEHPGTRVSLVEAEPPRSVEMLRDGDCDIALAFRYGTSGGEWDDLVVRPLLTDRLIGLVPDGHRLAGAETVGIGELAEEPWIAGCPRCRRQLVEVCEESGFTPRIDFATDDYPAVMGLVGAGLGVAVLPELAIESVRPKGARTITVEPAIEREIVALTLPDLARVPAVAATLDQLSLAAAR from the coding sequence GTGATCGAAGCCCGTCATCTCCGTGTCCTGCGCGCCGTGGCCACCACCGGCTCGTTCTCCGCCGCCGCCCGCGAGCTGGGCTGCACACAGCCCGCCGTCAGCCAGCAGATGAAGGCCCTGGAGTCCTCCGCCGGCACCACGCTGCTGATCCGTACGGGCCGCGAGATGCGCCTCACCCAGGCGGGTGAGGCACTGGTGCGGCACGCCTCCGGAATCCTGGCCGGGCTGACCGCGGCCGAGGAGGAGGTCGCCGCGATCGCCGGGCTGCGGGCGGGCCGGGTGCGGCTCGTCTCGTTCCCCAGCGGCAGTTCCACCCTGGTCCCCGGCGCCCTCGCCGCGATGCGCGCCGAGCACCCCGGCACCCGGGTCTCCCTGGTGGAGGCCGAACCGCCCCGTTCGGTGGAGATGCTGCGCGACGGCGACTGCGACATCGCCCTCGCGTTCCGGTACGGGACCTCCGGCGGCGAGTGGGACGACCTGGTCGTGCGCCCCCTGCTCACCGACCGGCTGATCGGCCTGGTTCCGGACGGGCACCGGCTGGCCGGCGCGGAGACCGTGGGCATCGGCGAACTGGCCGAGGAGCCGTGGATCGCCGGCTGTCCGCGCTGCCGCCGTCAGCTGGTGGAGGTCTGCGAGGAGTCCGGCTTCACCCCGCGGATCGACTTCGCCACCGACGACTACCCGGCGGTGATGGGCCTGGTGGGCGCGGGTCTGGGCGTGGCGGTCCTGCCGGAGCTGGCGATCGAGTCGGTACGCCCCAAGGGGGCCCGCACCATCACGGTGGAACCGGCCATCGAGCGCGAGATCGTGGCGCTGACCCTGCCGGACCTGGCCCGGGTGCCGGCGGTGGCGGCCACCCTGGACCAGCTGTCCCTGGCGGCCGCGCGCTGA
- a CDS encoding WhiB family transcriptional regulator, with protein MADFSRLPGPNADLWDWQLLAACRGVDSSLFFHPEGERGAARSARETSAKEVCMRCPVRAECAAHALAVREPYGVWGGLTEDEREELMGRARNRLIAATPSGVASGPGHA; from the coding sequence ATGGCAGATTTCTCCCGCCTTCCCGGACCCAACGCAGACCTGTGGGACTGGCAGCTGCTGGCCGCGTGCCGGGGGGTCGACAGCTCACTGTTCTTCCACCCGGAAGGTGAGCGCGGGGCGGCCCGGAGCGCTCGCGAGACCTCGGCGAAAGAGGTGTGCATGCGCTGCCCGGTACGGGCCGAGTGCGCGGCGCACGCGCTGGCGGTACGGGAGCCCTACGGAGTGTGGGGCGGCCTGACCGAGGACGAGCGCGAAGAGCTGATGGGCCGGGCACGCAACCGGCTGATCGCGGCGACCCCGTCGGGCGTCGCCTCCGGACCGGGACACGCCTGA
- a CDS encoding response regulator transcription factor translates to MTSVLVCDDSPLAREALRRAVATVPGVERVTTAANGEEVLRRWGADRSDLILMDVRMPGLGGVETVRRLLSADPGARIIMLTVAEDLDGVALAVAAGARGYLHKDASRAELRATVTQALADPTWRLAPRRLRSAEMGAAPTLTAREIQVLEGMSHGRSNAEIGRELFLSEDTVKTHARRLFKKLGASDRAHAVALGFRWGLVR, encoded by the coding sequence ATGACATCCGTCCTCGTCTGCGACGACTCCCCGCTTGCCCGAGAAGCGCTCCGTCGCGCGGTGGCCACTGTGCCCGGCGTCGAGCGCGTGACGACGGCGGCCAACGGCGAGGAAGTCCTCCGCCGCTGGGGAGCCGATCGTTCGGATCTGATTCTGATGGACGTACGCATGCCCGGTCTGGGGGGTGTGGAGACGGTCCGGCGGCTGCTCTCCGCGGATCCCGGGGCCCGGATCATCATGCTGACCGTCGCCGAGGACCTGGACGGGGTCGCGCTCGCGGTCGCCGCCGGTGCCCGCGGCTATCTGCACAAGGACGCCTCGCGCGCGGAGCTGCGGGCCACCGTGACCCAGGCGCTGGCCGATCCGACGTGGCGGCTCGCCCCGCGCCGGCTGCGGTCCGCCGAGATGGGTGCGGCCCCGACGCTCACCGCGCGGGAGATCCAGGTGCTCGAAGGCATGAGTCACGGCCGTTCCAACGCGGAGATCGGGCGCGAGCTCTTCCTCTCCGAGGACACGGTGAAGACGCACGCCAGGCGGCTGTTCAAGAAGCTCGGCGCCTCGGACCGTGCCCATGCCGTGGCGCTCGGCTTCCGTTGGGGTCTGGTCCGCTGA
- a CDS encoding sigma-70 family RNA polymerase sigma factor: MRDDETTVIGALVHRAVDGDAQATHDLLAHVHPLALRYCRSRLNRLPGDARHFVEDLAQEVCVAVLMALPRYKDTGRPFEAFVFAIAGHKVADLQRAAMRHPGSTAVPSDEMPERPDDSLGPEERALLSSDAAWAKKLLANLPENQRELLVLRVAVGLTAEETGQMLGMSPGAVRVAQHRALSRLRALAEQ; encoded by the coding sequence ATGCGCGACGACGAGACAACGGTGATCGGTGCTCTGGTGCACCGTGCCGTCGACGGCGACGCGCAGGCCACCCACGATCTGCTGGCCCATGTCCACCCCCTCGCCCTGCGCTATTGCAGGTCCCGGCTGAACCGGCTGCCCGGTGATGCTCGCCACTTCGTGGAGGACCTCGCGCAGGAGGTCTGCGTCGCGGTGCTGATGGCGCTGCCGCGCTACAAGGACACCGGCAGACCCTTCGAGGCCTTCGTCTTCGCCATCGCGGGCCACAAGGTCGCCGACCTCCAGCGTGCCGCCATGCGGCACCCGGGATCGACGGCCGTCCCCTCCGACGAGATGCCGGAGCGGCCCGACGATTCGCTCGGCCCCGAGGAGCGTGCGCTGCTCAGCAGCGATGCCGCCTGGGCGAAGAAGCTCCTCGCCAACCTCCCGGAGAATCAGCGCGAACTGCTGGTCCTGCGGGTCGCGGTCGGGCTGACCGCCGAGGAGACCGGACAGATGCTCGGGATGTCGCCGGGCGCGGTCCGGGTCGCCCAGCACCGCGCGCTGAGCAGACTGCGGGCTCTCGCCGAGCAGTAG
- the guaB gene encoding IMP dehydrogenase: MTANVDGVPEKFATLGLTYDDVLLLPGASDMAPDQIDTSSYISKNVRVNIPLLSAAMDKVTEARMAIAMARQGGAGVLHRNLSIADQANQVDLVKRSESGMVTDPITVHPDATLSEANDLCAKFRISGVPVTDPAGKLLGIVTNRDMAFEPDRTRQVREVMTPMPLVTGKVGISGVDAMELLRRHKIEKLPLVDESGVLKGLITVKDFVKAEKYPNAAKDKEGRLLVGAAVGVAGDAYERAQALIEAGVDFIVVDTAHGHSRLVGDMVAKIKSNGTVDVIGGNIATRDGAQALIDAGVDGIKVGVGPGSICTTRVVAGIGVPQVTAIYEASLAAKAAGVPVIGDGGLQYSGDIAKALVAGADTVMLGSLLAGCEESPGELLFINGKQFKSYRGMGSLAAMQTRGDRKSFSKDRYFQEGVASDEKLVPEGIEGQVPYRGPLSAVVHQLTGGLRQSMFYVGGRTVPELQANGRFVRITSAGLKESHPHDIQMTVEAPNYSRK, translated from the coding sequence ATGACTGCAAACGTCGACGGAGTGCCCGAGAAATTCGCGACGCTCGGGCTGACATACGACGACGTGCTGCTGCTGCCCGGCGCGTCCGACATGGCGCCCGATCAGATCGATACCTCCTCGTACATCTCGAAGAACGTGCGGGTGAACATCCCGCTGCTCTCCGCGGCGATGGACAAGGTCACCGAAGCACGCATGGCGATCGCCATGGCCCGGCAGGGTGGCGCGGGCGTACTGCACCGCAACCTCTCCATCGCCGACCAGGCCAACCAGGTCGACCTGGTCAAGCGCTCCGAGTCCGGCATGGTCACCGACCCGATCACGGTGCACCCCGATGCCACGCTCAGCGAGGCCAACGACCTGTGCGCCAAGTTCCGCATCAGCGGTGTCCCGGTCACCGACCCGGCGGGCAAGCTCCTCGGCATCGTCACCAACCGTGACATGGCCTTCGAGCCCGACCGTACGCGCCAGGTGCGCGAGGTCATGACGCCGATGCCGCTGGTCACGGGCAAGGTCGGCATCTCCGGCGTGGACGCCATGGAGCTGCTGCGCCGCCACAAGATCGAGAAGCTGCCGCTGGTCGACGAGTCGGGTGTCCTCAAGGGCCTCATCACCGTCAAGGACTTCGTCAAGGCCGAGAAGTACCCGAACGCGGCCAAGGACAAGGAAGGCCGGCTGCTCGTCGGCGCGGCCGTCGGTGTCGCGGGCGACGCCTACGAGCGCGCCCAGGCGCTCATCGAGGCGGGCGTCGACTTCATCGTCGTCGACACCGCCCACGGTCACTCCCGGCTGGTCGGCGACATGGTCGCCAAGATCAAGTCGAACGGGACGGTCGATGTCATCGGCGGCAACATCGCCACCCGTGACGGGGCCCAGGCGCTGATCGACGCCGGTGTGGACGGCATCAAGGTCGGCGTCGGCCCCGGCTCCATCTGCACCACCCGCGTGGTCGCCGGTATCGGCGTCCCGCAGGTCACCGCGATCTACGAGGCGTCCCTCGCCGCCAAGGCGGCCGGTGTCCCGGTCATCGGCGACGGCGGCCTCCAGTATTCCGGTGACATCGCCAAGGCCCTGGTGGCCGGAGCGGACACCGTGATGCTCGGCTCGCTGCTCGCGGGCTGCGAGGAGTCCCCGGGCGAGCTGCTGTTCATCAACGGCAAGCAGTTCAAGTCGTACCGCGGCATGGGGTCGCTGGCCGCGATGCAGACCCGTGGCGACCGCAAGTCCTTCTCCAAGGACCGGTACTTCCAGGAGGGTGTCGCCTCCGACGAGAAGCTGGTCCCCGAAGGCATCGAGGGCCAGGTGCCCTACCGGGGTCCGCTCTCCGCGGTCGTCCACCAGCTCACCGGCGGTCTGCGCCAGTCGATGTTCTACGTCGGCGGCCGCACCGTCCCGGAGCTCCAGGCCAACGGCCGGTTCGTACGGATCACCTCGGCGGGTCTCAAGGAGAGCCACCCGCACGACATCCAGATGACGGTCGAAGCGCCGAACTACAGCAGGAAGTAA
- a CDS encoding GuaB3 family IMP dehydrogenase-related protein, which translates to MTEIEIGRGKRGRRAYAFDDIAVVPSRRTRDPKEVSIAWQIDAYRFELPFLAAPMDSVVSPQHAIRIGELGGLGVLNLEGLWTRHADPQPLLDEIAEMPVESATRRLQEIYAAPIQEELIGQRIKEVRDSGVVTAAALSPQRTAQFSKAVVDAGVDIFVIRGTTVSAEHVSGAAEPLNLKQFIYELDVPVIVGGCATYTAALHLMRTGAAGVLVGFGGGAAHTTRNVFGIQVPMATAVADVAGARRDYMDESGGRYVHVIADGGVGWSGDLPKAIACGADAVMMGSPLARATDAPGRGRHWGMEAVHEDVPRGKLVDLGSVGTTEEVLTGPSHTPDGSMNIFGALRRAMATTGYSDLKEFQRVEVTVADSQHRR; encoded by the coding sequence GTGACTGAGATCGAGATCGGGCGCGGCAAGCGCGGCCGCCGGGCGTACGCATTCGACGACATCGCCGTCGTACCGAGCCGCCGCACGCGCGACCCGAAGGAGGTCTCGATCGCCTGGCAGATCGACGCCTACCGCTTCGAGCTGCCGTTCCTGGCCGCTCCCATGGACTCCGTGGTCTCCCCGCAGCACGCCATCCGGATCGGCGAGCTCGGCGGCCTGGGCGTTCTCAACCTGGAAGGGCTGTGGACCCGGCACGCCGACCCGCAGCCGCTGCTCGACGAGATCGCCGAGATGCCCGTCGAGTCCGCGACCCGCAGGCTCCAGGAGATCTACGCCGCCCCCATCCAGGAGGAGCTGATCGGGCAGCGCATCAAGGAGGTGCGCGACTCCGGGGTCGTCACCGCCGCCGCGCTCTCGCCGCAGCGCACCGCGCAGTTCTCCAAGGCCGTCGTCGACGCGGGTGTGGACATCTTCGTCATCCGCGGTACGACGGTCTCCGCCGAGCATGTCTCGGGTGCGGCCGAGCCGCTCAACCTGAAGCAGTTCATCTACGAGCTGGACGTCCCGGTGATCGTCGGCGGCTGCGCCACGTACACCGCGGCCCTGCACCTGATGCGCACCGGCGCGGCCGGTGTCCTCGTCGGCTTCGGTGGCGGCGCCGCGCACACCACGCGCAACGTCTTCGGCATCCAGGTCCCGATGGCGACCGCGGTCGCCGATGTGGCCGGGGCCCGCCGTGACTACATGGACGAGTCCGGTGGCCGCTACGTGCACGTCATCGCGGACGGCGGCGTCGGCTGGTCCGGCGACCTGCCGAAGGCCATCGCCTGCGGTGCGGACGCCGTGATGATGGGCTCCCCGCTGGCCCGTGCGACGGACGCCCCGGGGCGTGGCCGGCACTGGGGCATGGAGGCGGTCCACGAGGACGTGCCGCGCGGCAAGCTGGTGGACCTGGGCTCGGTCGGGACGACGGAGGAGGTCCTCACCGGGCCTTCGCACACCCCCGACGGCTCGATGAACATCTTCGGCGCGCTGCGCCGTGCGATGGCCACCACGGGCTACAGCGACCTCAAGGAGTTCCAGCGCGTCGAGGTGACGGTGGCGGACTCGCAGCACCGCCGCTGA
- a CDS encoding nucleotide sugar dehydrogenase, whose protein sequence is MPADLAVIGLGHLGLPLAQAAVAAGIDTVGYDTDPRPCTELAAGRTPVEGSLTASDIRRMLSGGFRPTTSAAELGRVRTAVICSPTPLGADRTLDLTALGDAARALAARLRPHTTVLLESAVPPGTTENFLLPLLEEGSGLRAGRDFHLACSPSRLDPGNRTHVYANTPKVIGGLTPACTESAAAFYGRLTDKVVRARGPREAEMTKVLETNFRHVNIALVNEMAVLCHDLGVDLWDVIRCAETKPFGFQPFRPGPGVGGHGSPVDPGYLPYSTRTPGHPLRMVSLAQEINDRMPSYVIQRCATLLNEHGKSVRGARVLLLGVTYKPDSADQEASPAREIATRLMDMGAQIGYHDPHVLDWRVRELPVPRADSLYEAAASADLTLLLQQHRTYDLQGLAVKAQLLLDTRGATPAGAAHRL, encoded by the coding sequence ATGCCCGCAGACCTCGCCGTCATCGGACTCGGTCACCTCGGCCTGCCCCTCGCCCAGGCCGCCGTCGCCGCCGGCATCGACACCGTCGGTTACGACACCGACCCACGCCCCTGCACGGAACTCGCCGCGGGCCGCACCCCCGTCGAGGGCTCCCTCACCGCCTCCGACATCCGCCGGATGCTTTCCGGGGGCTTCCGTCCCACCACCAGCGCGGCCGAACTGGGCCGGGTCCGTACCGCCGTGATCTGCTCCCCGACCCCGCTCGGCGCCGACCGCACCCTCGACCTCACCGCCCTCGGTGACGCGGCCCGCGCACTGGCCGCCCGGCTGCGCCCGCACACCACCGTCCTGCTGGAATCGGCCGTCCCCCCGGGCACCACCGAGAACTTCCTGCTCCCGCTCCTCGAAGAGGGCTCGGGCCTGCGCGCCGGACGCGACTTCCACCTCGCCTGCTCGCCCAGCCGGCTCGACCCCGGCAACCGCACCCACGTCTACGCCAACACCCCCAAGGTCATCGGCGGCCTCACCCCCGCGTGCACCGAGTCGGCCGCCGCCTTCTACGGCCGGCTCACCGACAAGGTCGTCCGGGCCCGCGGCCCGCGCGAGGCCGAGATGACGAAGGTCCTGGAGACCAACTTCCGGCACGTCAACATCGCCCTCGTCAACGAGATGGCGGTGCTCTGCCACGACCTCGGCGTCGATCTGTGGGACGTCATCCGGTGCGCCGAGACCAAGCCCTTCGGCTTCCAGCCCTTCCGCCCCGGCCCCGGCGTCGGCGGCCACGGCTCCCCGGTCGACCCCGGCTACCTCCCGTACAGCACGCGCACCCCCGGCCACCCGTTGCGCATGGTCTCGCTGGCCCAGGAGATCAACGACCGGATGCCGAGCTATGTGATCCAGCGCTGCGCGACCCTGCTGAACGAGCACGGGAAGTCCGTACGCGGCGCCCGGGTCCTGCTCCTCGGCGTCACCTACAAGCCGGACAGCGCCGATCAGGAGGCATCCCCCGCCCGTGAGATCGCGACACGGCTGATGGACATGGGCGCGCAGATCGGCTACCACGACCCGCATGTCCTGGACTGGCGGGTACGCGAACTCCCCGTCCCGCGCGCCGACTCGCTGTACGAGGCCGCCGCCAGCGCCGACCTGACCCTGCTGCTCCAGCAGCACCGGACGTACGACCTCCAGGGCCTCGCGGTGAAGGCCCAACTCCTCCTGGACACCCGGGGCGCCACTCCGGCCGGAGCCGCGCACCGGCTCTGA